In Acidobacteriota bacterium, the genomic stretch ACGCGGGCGTCCCGCCCGCACACATCTTGGCATAGCCTCGGCCATCTGCTCCACCCAACTCGACCGGCAACGGCTCGAGGACTCTGCTTCGGCTGAGCCCATGCCGTTCCCGCCGGCAGCTTGGCAGGGTGCCGTATCGCAGGGAAACTGAGCGGAACGCAACGGGAGTGCATGCGGGCGGGACGCCCGCGTTCCCGGGGGACGCCTCTTCCAATCACTCTTGCACCTCAGGGGGGCATGCGCCGACTTGCCAGGTCATTTTCCACTCTCCGCTCTCCACTCGCCACTCTTCACTATCCACTCGAAGAGTGGTTACCCCTTGACAGGCAGTCGGGGATTTACCTACCATCCTGCAGTTATCGACGCACCCAAGGGGGGTGAAACAGAGTGGCGGAAGTCAGGGTTCAAGAGGGCGAAAGCCTGGAAAACGCCTTGCGGCGCTTCAAGCGCAAGGTCCAGACCGAAGACATCATCAAAGAAGTAAAGCGGCACTCCTTTTATCTGAAGCCGGGCGAAAAGAAACGAGTCAAGCAAGCCTTGGCTCGCAAGCGGAGCCGAAAAAAGCAGCGAAGAGACGCCGAGTCGCGCTGACGAAGACAAAACCGTTCCCGTCACCTACCCGGTGACGGGGGCGGGGATCCCGCCTGCACCGCGGTAACCACTGCGGTATTGACAATGTCCTGAGCCGTGCAGCCCCTGGACAGATCATTGGCAGGTTTTTTCAACCCCTGCAGCACCGGTCCGACGGCTTGCGCGCCGGCAAGTCGCTCCACCAGCTTGTAGGCGATGTTGCCCGCCTGCAGGTCCGGGAAGATGAGGGTGTTGGCCCGCCCGGCTACCGGGCTTTCCGGTGCCTTCCGACTACCGATCTCCGCAATCAGGGCCGTATCCACCTGCAGTTCACCGTCCAACTGCAAGCCGGGATAACGCTCTCGGGCGGTGAGGGTCGCCTC encodes the following:
- the rpsU gene encoding 30S ribosomal protein S21, which gives rise to MAEVRVQEGESLENALRRFKRKVQTEDIIKEVKRHSFYLKPGEKKRVKQALARKRSRKKQRRDAESR